Genomic DNA from Deinococcus malanensis:
CCGAGTTTCTGTCCAGCGGCGGCTCCTGAGGTTCGAGGTGCGTTGGGGGTGATGCGGAGCGCTTTGCGGTGCCTTGGAGATTGCGGGCGTGCGGGTGCCGCTCCAGGGCCTGGCGTTCAGTGCAGTGTTCCGTGCGGGCCAACCGCTTCGACAACACGCCGAATAGCCTGTGCGACCACATCCGGCCGCTCCTGCGGAAGAGCATGGCCGCACCCTTCCACCACGGTCATTCGTCCCCGAGAGGATAGCCGCTTCACGGCTTCCCACCCCTGCCTCTCCACCTGACGCCAGGCGAGCTCAGCCGCTGCTGGAAGGTCGCGGGTCATGGCGTCGCCCAAGTCATCCACCCCCCGGACCACCACCTCCAGCGGGCGATCTCCCAGGTCGCCTCGTTCCTGGAGGGTTCGCATCAGGTCGTACACCGTCCACCACAGTCCTGGGTCCTCACCGGGCCTCACGGCCGGTTCGCGGAGTTCCCCTCCCACGTAGAAGCTCGTGATAGCCCGGAGCCGCGCCAGCCCTGGGGACTCCGTGTCCGTTTTGGGCGGCAGGTGTGGGCTGAGCTGTTCGTAGAAGCGGGCGTCCCGCGTGTCGAGCAGCACCAGCCCGGCCACGTCCTCCGGGTAATGCGCGGCGTACCCGCGGGCAAAGAAATCACCCAGAGAATGTCCCACCAGAACGATGGGAAAAGAAACCCCCAGGGCAAGGAGCAGGGTCCGCAATGCGCCGGTTGCGCTGGTCCCAGGGTAATTGGAGGGAGGATAATCGCTGTTTCCCACGCCAGCCCGCTCGTACGTGACCACCCGCGCGAAAGGACGGATGAGCGCTTCGACACTGGCCCACCCTTCGAGCAGGGATCCTCCACCAGACTCGAACACGACGGTGGTGCGCCCCTGCCCACTGAGCTTCGCATTCAGTCGGTAGCCGCCGACATCGACGAGCCCATGAAATTCAGGCGGGGCAGAGGATGCACCAGAGGGAAGCTGGGGAGGCACCTGCACAGCATAGTCAGGAGCAGCTGTGCTGGTGGCAGGATGCTCAGAGCGATCTTCACCACCTGTTTCACCAATGATGGTGAGGTGCTGAACACGGTGGAACTGGACTTCATTGGTGAGGCAGGACCATGTGTCCTGCCCCGTGAACGTCTGGACCGTGGGGCAGAAGCCCAGCGCGACATTCTGGAGGCGTTGCAGGATGGTCCACTTCCACGCGCCAAGCTGGGGAAAGGCGGCACGTTCGACCGGGCGCTGAAATCACTGGAACAGACTGGCCACGTGGTGCGACTCGACCGGGGACTGTACGCCCTGCCGAACCCGGAAACCATTGCACCACCACACCAACCCCTAGGAAATGGTGGTGTGGTGGAAGTGGTGGCAGCCGTTCGAGGGGCAGACGGGGAGGAGTTGGGCGCATGGTGACCCACGAACTGTTGCGGGAACTGGAAGTCAGGGGAGTCCGGCTGGTGGTACAGGGGGACCGGTTGGTGGCTTGTAGTCCTGCGGGCGCCATCACGCCGGACCTTTCCGAGAAGATCAAGACACTGAAGGCA
This window encodes:
- a CDS encoding alpha/beta fold hydrolase, with protein sequence MPPQLPSGASSAPPEFHGLVDVGGYRLNAKLSGQGRTTVVFESGGGSLLEGWASVEALIRPFARVVTYERAGVGNSDYPPSNYPGTSATGALRTLLLALGVSFPIVLVGHSLGDFFARGYAAHYPEDVAGLVLLDTRDARFYEQLSPHLPPKTDTESPGLARLRAITSFYVGGELREPAVRPGEDPGLWWTVYDLMRTLQERGDLGDRPLEVVVRGVDDLGDAMTRDLPAAAELAWRQVERQGWEAVKRLSSRGRMTVVEGCGHALPQERPDVVAQAIRRVVEAVGPHGTLH